In a single window of the Penaeus chinensis breed Huanghai No. 1 chromosome 4, ASM1920278v2, whole genome shotgun sequence genome:
- the LOC125025187 gene encoding dual specificity protein phosphatase 14-like, producing MREPEENSTTGVLHLSHSSADGILFKIQLIGQPPVARLGREGGTCAAPSGLHGAVFFPLIPVRNTATKCQSKSTTKSLSEFLKISKKISRSGWCPRPVAGRRGRRSRSSASRAGAGRARCLSSWTGSACRGRGRYGKARLREFGITCVINCTVELPAVPLDGVEVVTVPVADVAASNLSNYMSDIADKIEEVRRRGGRVLVHCVAGVSRSPALVLAYLVKHCDMSLREAFLHARKARPNIRPNAGFFAQLIEFEREVRGGTSVTLVRDAALGLAIPDVCEDELRVLRDTRWARLIHERRNFERLYA from the exons ATGCGTGAACCAGAAGAAAACTCAACGACAGGCGTCTTACACCTCAGTCACTCCTCAGCTGACG GTATCTTATTCAAAATCCAATTGATTGGACAACCACCTGTGGCTCGCCTCGGACGGGAGGGAGGCACGTGTGCAGCCCCCAGCGGTCTTCATGGAGCAGTGTTTTTTCCATTAATTCCAGTCCGTAATACGGCCACAAAATGCCAGAGCAAATCCACAACCAAGTCGTTGTCAGAATTTCTGAAGATCTCGAAGAAGATAAGCCGATCAGG ATGGTGTCCCCGTCCTGTcgcgggaaggagaggaaggcggagCCGGAGCAGCGCAAGCCGCGCGGGGGCCGGGCGGGCCAGGTGTCTGTCATCCTGGACTGGCTCTGCCTGTCGGGGGCGCGGGCGGTACGGCAAGGCACGCCTCCGGGAGTTTGGGATTACGTGTGTGATCAACTGCACGGTGGAGTTGCCCGCCGTGCCCCTAGACGGGGTGGAGGTGGTGACCGTCCCCGTGGCTGACGTCGCGGCGTCAAACCTGTCGAACTACATGTCTGACATTGCTGATAAGATTGAGGAAGTACGTCGGCGGGGCGGCCGAGTGCTGGTGCACTGTGTGGCTGGCGTGAGCCGCTCGCCGGCGCTGGTCCTGGCCTATCTGGTCAAGCACTGCGACATGAGCCTCCGCGAGGCCTTCCTGCACGCGAGGAAGGCGCGGCCCAACATCCGGCCCAACGCAGGCTTCTTCGCGCAGCTGATCGAGTTCGAGCGGGAGGTGCGAGGCGGCACGAGCGTGACGCTGGTGCGCGACGCCGCCCTCGGCCTGGCCATTCCCGACGTGTGCGAGGACGAGCTGCGGGTGCTGCGGGACACCCGGTGGGCGCGCTTGATCCACGAGCGCAGGAACTTCGAGAGGCTCTACGCGTAG
- the LOC125025039 gene encoding proline-rich receptor-like protein kinase PERK9: protein MARLALWLIFVVVIGVAVPEVNGGKIIFPESEEVAAAAQVHEDDESLNSESRGLWESDLFFLQKLSSLFGGKDEERENPGRPSRFRPEPLPPQMFFDNRRVGSDTRRRPAPGAVRQKFRVPGPPSSVVAPPRPGSPQVPLGSPATFGQPNRPILSPGIPLRQNVLAIHPQQQQRPVFNLPKQDVPPAPDAFPLPSQNHVIRLKPTFTSSLPRPTLPSPAGVSQAAPEGSFPYQFVKPGSPVVSTTSRPFAAPSARPQKVDSFSKPLKQKKPTLLGSLAELTGGFLGGTRRTQQNHPRPMPQPQRVIIPPQQKPTQKKTILEDTFNPSPPEGSPLVDAFQPMFVASPSVDHLGKDAMKPMKIPQKRTATTTTTSQPELVDFF, encoded by the exons ATGGCGCGCTTGGCTCTCTGGCTCATAtttgtggtggtgattggtgtTGCTGTGCCTGAG GTAAATGGGGGCAAAATAATCTTCCCAGAATCGGAAGAAGTCGCTGCAGCTGCCCAGGTACATGAAGACGATGAGTCTTTGAATTCTGAATCTCGCGGGCTGTGGGAGAGCGACCTCTTCTTCCTGCAGAAGCTCTCCAGCCTCTTCGGCGgcaaggatgaggagagggagaacccGGGGCGCCCTTCCCGCTTCCGGCCGGAGCCTCTCCCTCCTCAGATGTTCTTTGACAACCGTCGAGTGGGCAGCGACACTCGCAGGCGCCCGGCGCCGGGGGCCGTGAGGCAAAAGTTCCGTGTGCCGGGCCCTCCGTCTTCCGTCGTCGCCCCTCCTCGCCCTGGGAGCCCGCAGGTGCCCCTGGGGTCGCCAGCGACGTTTGGTCAGCCAAACCGGCCCATCCTTTCGCCTGGAATTCCTCTTCGTCAAAATGTCCTCGCCATTCATCCCCAGCAGCAGCAGCGCCCTGTATTCAACCTGCCGAAGCAAGACGTCCCTCCTGCGCCGGACGCTTTCCCCCTGCCTTCGCAGAACCACGTCATCCGCTTAAAGCCAACCTTCACTTCCTCGCTGCCTCGGCCCACACTTCCCTCCCCGGCTGGCGTGTCTCAGGCCGCACCCGAAGGCAGTTTTCCTTACCAGTTCGTGAAGCCCGGAAGCCCCGTGGTCAGCACGACCAGCCGTCCTTTTGCCGCGCCCTCCGCACGTCCTCAGAAAGTGGATTCCTTCTCGAAGCCTCTTAAACAGAAAAAGCCCACGCTGCTGGGATCCCTGGCGGAGCTGACGGGCGGCTTCCTGGGCGGCACCAGGAGGACCCAGCAAAATCACCCGCGACCGATGCCGCAGCCGCAGAGAGTCATCATTCCGCCGCAACAGAAACCCACGCAGAAGAAAACAATCTTGGAAGACACATTCAACCCAAGCCCCCCGGAAGGGAGCCCCCTCGTCGACGCCTTCCAGCCTATGTTCGTCGCGTCGCCGTCAGTAGATCACCTCGGCAAGGACGCGATGAAGCCGATGAAGATACCGCAGAAGAGGACGGCAACCACGACCACAACGAGCCAGCCGGAGTTGGTCGATTTTTTTTAG